In a genomic window of Gadus macrocephalus chromosome 9, ASM3116895v1:
- the rps13 gene encoding 40S ribosomal protein S13, with the protein MGRMHAPGKGLSQSALPYRRSVPTWLKLTSDDVKEQIFKLAKKGLTPSQIGVILRDSHGVAQVRFVTGNKILRILKSKGLAPDLPEDLYHLIKKAVAVRKHLERNRKDRDAKFRLILVESRIHRLARYYKTKRVLAPNWKYESSTASALVA; encoded by the exons ATGGGTCGCATGCACGCTCCCGG AAAGGGCTTGTCCCAGTCTGCTCTGCCGTACAGGCGCAGTGTTCCCACT TGGCTGAAACTAACATCTGATGATGTAAAGGAGCAGATCTTCAAGCTGGCCAAAAAGGGTCTGACTCCATCTCAGATCG GTGTGATTCTGAGGGATTCCCACGGTGTGGCCCAGGTGCGTTTCGTCACAGGAAACAAGATCTTGAGGATCCTGAAGTCCAAGGGCCTGGCCCCGGACCTCCCAGAGGACCTCTACCACCTCATCAAGAAGGCTGTGGCAGTCAGGAAGCATCTTGAGAGGAACAGAAAG GACAGGGATGCTAAGTTCCGGCTCATTCTGGTGGAAAGCAGGATCCACAGGCTGGCCCGCTACTACAAGACCAAGAGAGTACTGGCCCCCAACTGGAAGTA CGAGTCCTCTACAGCTTCTGCTCTGGTGGCATAA